The proteins below are encoded in one region of Sedimentibacter sp. zth1:
- the rsgA gene encoding ribosome small subunit-dependent GTPase A, which translates to MNKDLIDYGYTEFFKNQVDDIDNNKFSVARIIEVQKERYTIKTENEIKGARLKGSEFFNFNNTTYPTVGDFVLVLDNKTGDNLIYKVLNRKSKFSRIDFHYSKEQIVAANFDYVFIVSSLNNDLNIKRLERYVTVTFNSGATPVIVLTKADMCENYLECKSKVEDYFIGTDVFCVSSYTGLGFDKLQKYIESQKTIVLLGSSGVGKSSLINYLAKDLIMKVNDIREDDDKGRHTTTHRELIMLESGTMIIDTPGMRELGMWTVDEGLQEEFSEIEELVTRCKFNNCTHTNEPGCAILNAIKNGSLTEEKYKTYLKLQKESKFARIKELRKQSALEKKRQNKINKKNKFSDYKIR; encoded by the coding sequence ATGAACAAAGATTTAATCGACTATGGTTATACAGAATTTTTCAAAAATCAAGTTGACGACATAGACAACAATAAATTTTCTGTAGCAAGAATTATAGAAGTGCAAAAAGAAAGATACACTATAAAAACTGAAAATGAAATTAAAGGAGCAAGGTTAAAGGGCTCAGAGTTTTTTAATTTTAACAATACTACCTACCCTACTGTAGGGGATTTTGTATTAGTACTTGACAATAAAACCGGCGACAATTTAATTTACAAAGTACTCAATAGAAAAAGTAAATTCTCAAGAATAGATTTTCATTATAGTAAAGAACAAATTGTAGCAGCAAATTTTGATTATGTATTTATTGTTTCGTCACTAAACAATGATTTAAATATTAAAAGATTAGAAAGATATGTTACAGTTACTTTTAACAGTGGTGCAACTCCGGTAATTGTACTCACAAAAGCTGATATGTGTGAAAATTATTTGGAGTGCAAGTCCAAAGTAGAGGATTATTTTATTGGAACAGATGTATTTTGTGTTAGCTCATACACAGGTTTGGGATTTGATAAACTACAAAAATATATTGAATCTCAAAAAACAATTGTTCTTTTGGGTTCATCTGGTGTTGGAAAATCATCACTAATAAATTATTTAGCAAAAGATTTAATTATGAAGGTCAATGACATTAGAGAAGATGACGATAAGGGTAGACACACTACAACACACCGAGAATTAATCATGCTTGAAAGTGGAACAATGATAATTGACACACCTGGGATGCGAGAACTTGGAATGTGGACTGTTGACGAAGGCTTACAAGAAGAATTTTCTGAAATAGAAGAATTAGTAACTCGTTGCAAGTTTAATAATTGCACGCATACAAATGAACCAGGCTGTGCAATATTAAATGCTATCAAAAATGGTAGCTTAACAGAAGAAAAATACAAAACTTATTTAAAGCTACAAAAAGAATCTAAATTTGCAAGAATAAAAGAACTTAGAAAACAATCTGCACTTGAAAAGAAAAGACAAAATAAAATTAATAAAAAAAATAAATTTAGTGATTATAAAATTAGATGA
- a CDS encoding nucleoid-associated protein gives METNIIIHKAIVHILDMSVSSPILSDNLLEVDDDMFVYIAKHIEKIMFNPSSKKYKLSNTTENCEKLLTFEAEKFIEITQELSKNIFDIMKKCTDINSCDLLFCLYETENIKKLCMLKLSYKESYIHRIDDLEGKRLNRIIKYKSTLPSASQKSDENFIYEIENQTLFINEKKYEIEEERATVFSNFVFNQPFTLSPKETYDAIDKVSKKMVKEYFDNNIEKKINIKKEIVDSFNSKGTIDLNKITDTVFEADSQVKQVYNEELKSTGIKDEKVKLDYKLDKNINKKQKIKTEEGIEIVIPVEYLDNTDKISFNTNEDGTVNIVLKSLNNLG, from the coding sequence ATGGAAACAAATATTATAATTCATAAGGCAATAGTTCATATTCTTGATATGTCAGTTAGCTCACCTATACTTAGCGATAATTTATTAGAGGTTGATGATGATATGTTTGTATATATTGCAAAGCATATAGAAAAAATTATGTTCAATCCAAGTAGTAAAAAGTATAAGCTTTCTAATACTACTGAAAACTGCGAGAAACTTTTAACTTTTGAAGCTGAAAAGTTTATAGAAATAACTCAGGAGTTAAGTAAAAATATTTTTGATATAATGAAAAAGTGTACTGATATAAATTCATGCGACTTGTTATTTTGCTTATATGAAACTGAAAATATTAAAAAACTATGTATGCTTAAATTGAGCTATAAGGAAAGCTACATTCATAGAATCGACGATTTAGAAGGAAAAAGATTAAATAGAATAATTAAATATAAATCTACATTGCCAAGTGCTTCGCAAAAATCAGATGAAAATTTTATTTATGAAATAGAAAATCAAACTTTATTTATAAATGAGAAGAAATATGAAATAGAAGAAGAAAGAGCAACTGTTTTTTCAAATTTTGTTTTTAATCAGCCGTTTACATTATCACCAAAAGAAACATATGATGCTATAGATAAAGTTTCTAAAAAAATGGTAAAAGAGTACTTTGATAATAATATAGAAAAGAAAATTAATATAAAAAAGGAAATAGTGGATTCATTTAATTCAAAAGGAACGATAGATTTAAATAAAATAACTGATACTGTATTTGAAGCAGATTCACAAGTAAAGCAAGTTTACAATGAGGAACTAAAAAGCACTGGCATTAAAGACGAAAAAGTAAAACTAGATTATAAATTAGATAAGAATATAAACAAAAAGCAAAAGATTAAAACAGAAGAAGGTATTGAAATAGTGATACCAGTAGAATATCTAGACAATACCGACAAAATTTCGTTCAATACAAATGAGGATGGAACTGTAAATATTGTGCTGAAATCATTAAATAATTTAGGATAG
- a CDS encoding YdcF family protein: MKNKIVNYVLFIVGAALIIYYIKLTSVMGHIAFSKYLCLGGIALCIVSLVNTIFENNKTYCKIRKILNIILCVFLIIFLVTEAFIGYCGLQENYEKSDYTIVLGAGLRGENMTLTLKQRVDTALKYLKSSRNTGYVVVSGGQGQYEVIAEAEAMKRYLAKNHINEKIILMEGLSTNTYENLEFSKNIIELHSGKSIDSLNIKIVTSGFHLLRAKIICNELEFDKVTLLASPINKIFIPTYYTREFFGFYKMLLFDVLLD, encoded by the coding sequence ATGAAAAATAAAATTGTTAATTACGTATTATTTATAGTAGGTGCAGCTTTAATTATATACTATATAAAATTAACATCAGTTATGGGGCATATAGCCTTTAGTAAATATTTATGCTTAGGTGGAATAGCTTTGTGTATTGTATCTTTAGTTAATACTATTTTTGAAAACAATAAAACATATTGTAAAATTAGAAAAATACTCAATATTATATTATGTGTTTTTTTAATTATATTTTTAGTAACAGAAGCCTTTATTGGTTATTGTGGGTTGCAGGAGAATTATGAAAAAAGTGATTATACGATAGTTTTAGGAGCAGGTCTTCGTGGAGAAAATATGACATTAACATTAAAGCAAAGAGTGGATACAGCGCTCAAATATTTAAAATCTTCAAGAAATACTGGATATGTTGTTGTATCTGGAGGGCAAGGTCAATATGAGGTAATAGCAGAAGCAGAGGCGATGAAAAGATATTTAGCAAAAAATCATATTAATGAAAAAATCATATTGATGGAAGGTTTATCAACAAACACATATGAAAATTTAGAATTTTCTAAAAACATTATAGAACTTCATAGTGGTAAATCAATAGATTCCTTAAACATAAAAATTGTTACAAGCGGATTTCATTTGTTAAGAGCAAAAATAATATGTAATGAGTTAGAATTTGATAAGGTCACTCTTTTAGCAAGTCCTATAAACAAGATTTTTATACCTACATATTATACTAGAGAGTTTTTTGGATTTTATAAGATGTTATTATTTGATGTATTGCTTGATTAA
- a CDS encoding methyl-accepting chemotaxis protein: MKKLLSNLKMSKKLNVVFGITFALFLAVVVFTSILVIGMGKDSEDFYGNAYKNMITQLETRKDMNASARELLVAVTSTNNADKQEALAEVEKRKIAVEKNVDLLEGNTKNIDNELVNLDTNFTELIKYHDEIVQLISLSRTSQALAIYHSKYKPSFDIVSDILSDIGTILTARADDTVNSISGAVRINNILSLIVLVIIFGVVLFLSKTLSSVIVKPLKEITEVAKQMSEGNIKVDVTYESKDEIGDLARYLKLTFAGLNNIIEDEKYLLGEMANGNFDVNTNAEENYIGDFEQIIISIRQINTQLSSALGQINIASEQVNGGSEQVSSAAQALSQGATEQASSIQELSATIAEISQHIKNNAENTKTAETMSSQASTEIGLGQKQMQEMIKAMSEINQKSNEIGNIIKTIDNIAFQTNILALNAAVEAARAGAAGQGFAVVADEVRNLAQKSAEAAKDTTMLIAGTVEAVERGSEIVNSTFDSFNLIVEKAQVVEENIQKITEASILQSNAIEQVTIGVEQISVVVQTNSATAEETAASSEELGSQAETLNLLVDKFNIKQE; this comes from the coding sequence ATGAAAAAATTATTGAGTAATTTAAAAATGAGTAAAAAACTAAATGTAGTTTTTGGAATCACATTCGCGTTGTTTTTAGCCGTTGTTGTTTTTACATCGATTTTAGTTATCGGAATGGGAAAAGACAGCGAAGATTTTTATGGTAATGCATATAAAAACATGATTACACAGTTAGAAACTCGAAAGGATATGAATGCATCAGCAAGAGAATTATTAGTAGCAGTAACAAGCACGAATAATGCAGATAAACAAGAGGCATTGGCAGAGGTAGAAAAAAGGAAAATAGCAGTTGAAAAAAATGTAGATTTGTTGGAAGGTAATACTAAAAATATTGATAATGAGCTTGTTAATTTAGATACAAATTTTACTGAATTAATTAAATATCATGATGAAATAGTACAATTAATCTCATTAAGTAGAACATCACAGGCATTGGCAATTTACCATTCAAAGTATAAACCAAGTTTTGATATTGTAAGTGACATATTGTCAGACATTGGGACTATATTAACTGCAAGAGCAGATGATACTGTAAATTCTATATCGGGAGCTGTTAGAATTAACAACATATTGTCATTAATAGTACTTGTAATAATCTTTGGTGTTGTTTTATTTTTATCTAAAACATTGTCTAGTGTAATAGTTAAGCCTTTAAAAGAGATTACAGAGGTAGCTAAACAAATGTCGGAGGGAAATATTAAGGTAGATGTTACATATGAATCAAAAGATGAAATAGGAGATTTAGCAAGATATTTAAAATTAACTTTTGCTGGACTTAATAATATAATAGAGGATGAAAAATATCTATTAGGTGAAATGGCCAATGGAAATTTTGATGTTAATACAAATGCAGAAGAAAATTACATTGGCGATTTTGAACAAATAATTATATCAATTAGACAAATTAATACACAATTGTCTTCAGCATTAGGACAAATTAATATTGCATCAGAACAAGTAAACGGTGGCTCAGAACAAGTTTCTTCAGCAGCGCAAGCATTGTCGCAAGGCGCTACAGAACAAGCTTCATCAATACAAGAGTTATCTGCAACAATAGCTGAAATTTCACAACACATAAAAAATAATGCAGAAAATACTAAGACTGCAGAAACAATGTCATCACAAGCATCTACAGAAATAGGTTTAGGGCAAAAGCAAATGCAAGAAATGATTAAGGCTATGTCTGAAATCAATCAAAAATCTAACGAAATAGGTAATATAATTAAAACTATTGACAATATAGCATTCCAAACTAACATTTTAGCATTAAATGCTGCAGTTGAAGCTGCAAGAGCAGGTGCTGCTGGACAAGGCTTTGCTGTAGTTGCAGATGAAGTTAGAAATTTAGCACAAAAATCAGCAGAAGCTGCAAAGGATACAACAATGTTGATTGCAGGAACTGTAGAAGCTGTAGAAAGAGGTTCTGAAATAGTAAACAGTACATTTGATTCATTTAATTTAATTGTTGAAAAAGCACAAGTAGTAGAAGAGAATATTCAAAAAATTACAGAAGCTTCAATTTTACAGTCGAATGCAATAGAACAAGTAACAATTGGAGTTGAACAAATTTCAGTAGTAGTACAGACAAATTCAGCAACTGCTGAAGAAACTGCTGCATCGAGTGAAGAGTTAGGTTCACAAGCTGAAACACTAAATTTATTAGTAGATAAATTTAATATAAAACAAGAATAG
- a CDS encoding TldD/PmbA family protein encodes MTSSINVMCSAGDEVKSTFKGYSNLGGAEILSSMEKDIENIAKSALELLDSTQITPGEYDCICTPEVTGMIAHEAFGHGANSYKQVASYFFDDKGTIAHDTLIIDKGILKQGICDIQSAMHLNTKAIGNGRRQGFDRKAYTRMTNTFFEPGNDKLEDMIASISYGFLLENATSGMEDPKNWGIQCMVNVAREIKDGKLTGKIFSPIVLTGYVPDLLKSISMVSSEVKLEGGGFCGKGYKEWVKVSYK; translated from the coding sequence ATGACCAGTTCTATTAACGTCATGTGTTCTGCAGGAGATGAGGTAAAAAGCACCTTCAAAGGATACTCAAATTTAGGTGGAGCAGAAATATTAAGTAGCATGGAAAAAGATATTGAAAATATTGCAAAATCCGCTTTAGAGCTGCTTGATAGCACACAAATTACACCCGGTGAATATGATTGTATTTGTACACCAGAAGTAACTGGTATGATAGCACATGAAGCATTTGGTCATGGTGCTAATTCATATAAACAGGTTGCCTCTTACTTTTTCGACGATAAAGGTACTATTGCTCACGACACCTTGATAATAGATAAGGGCATACTAAAACAAGGTATATGTGATATACAAAGTGCAATGCATTTAAATACAAAAGCAATAGGTAATGGTCGAAGACAAGGTTTTGATAGAAAAGCCTATACTAGAATGACTAATACTTTTTTTGAACCTGGTAATGACAAGCTTGAAGATATGATCGCATCTATCTCATACGGCTTTTTACTTGAAAATGCTACAAGTGGAATGGAAGATCCTAAAAACTGGGGTATTCAATGTATGGTAAACGTAGCGAGAGAAATCAAGGATGGAAAACTTACAGGCAAAATTTTCTCACCTATTGTACTTACAGGGTATGTTCCAGATTTGTTAAAATCCATTTCTATGGTTTCTTCAGAAGTTAAGCTTGAAGGTGGTGGCTTTTGTGGAAAAGGCTATAAAGAATGGGTTAAAGTTTCTTATAAATGA
- a CDS encoding peptidoglycan-binding protein — MSTKVLVYNDDKENMELYYLQEKDTMPYVTNGTLTVGEFRGSSDSPTIWTNRSVMECWNTLRERWGKPIGVKFAFKRIWEGGHGSQSQHYAGTAMDMAQTFTNEERDQLRILAEELGCWEYVEPAELTPVWVHVDKRLTPPACEAGYIKLALGSVNTNVLVLQDALNTLGFIGAGLDGIFGPGTKNAVKEYQESRDLDPDGVVGCETWQNITKEVKGTGMTDTTIL, encoded by the coding sequence ATGTCGACAAAGGTTTTAGTTTATAATGATGATAAGGAAAATATGGAATTGTACTATTTGCAAGAAAAAGACACTATGCCATATGTAACCAACGGAACACTAACAGTTGGAGAATTTAGAGGTAGTTCAGATTCACCTACAATTTGGACCAATAGGAGTGTAATGGAATGTTGGAATACATTAAGAGAACGATGGGGGAAACCAATTGGTGTTAAATTCGCATTTAAAAGAATCTGGGAAGGTGGGCATGGAAGTCAATCACAGCACTATGCAGGAACAGCAATGGATATGGCACAAACATTTACTAATGAGGAAAGAGATCAGTTGAGGATACTGGCTGAAGAATTAGGATGCTGGGAATACGTTGAACCGGCAGAGCTAACACCCGTATGGGTACATGTTGACAAGAGATTAACTCCACCAGCATGTGAAGCTGGTTATATTAAATTAGCGCTGGGAAGCGTAAATACTAATGTACTTGTATTGCAAGATGCACTTAATACGTTGGGATTTATTGGTGCTGGACTAGATGGTATTTTCGGTCCAGGAACAAAAAATGCAGTAAAAGAATATCAGGAATCAAGAGACTTAGATCCTGATGGAGTAGTAGGTTGCGAGACGTGGCAAAATATAACTAAAGAAGTAAAAGGTACTGGAATGACGGATACTACAATATTATAA
- a CDS encoding methyl-accepting chemotaxis protein: protein MFKNVKIGMRILYCFIFITLLVAGTMIITSIGTVTVANNLETFYEQSYNESNLAWSMKEKLSIAESNMYKCALYNEKSIVKENIQIINEQMANVNKISLKLKSTDVYKNSEKLIKFDEIIKESEPLSKQILEDLQSNMKTRALKVINEQYIPLITEANQILDDIVCSSNTSAIDFVENSRSFKNRQISILVLIVIIDILFIILTCITLTRSIVNPLSEIKNSIADMSKGKLNTKIKYNSKNEVGQLAKNVNATLEALSAYISNISDILGNVSKGNITDSVEMDYIGDFKPIKDSLIEIIDSLNTTLIKINETAQLVTDESEQVSSGSMALSEGTIQQASSIQELSASISEVANKVNKNAENAKEASKMSEKTVIEVKNGYDLMQNMMEAMEDIRLASDQIQSIIKVIDNIAFQTNILALNAAVEAARAGAAGKGFGVVAEEVRNLAAKSAESAKNTSLLIQNAIDAVEKGSQIAQNTSDSLKLIVESTKESTKLINCISEASNEQSNVISQINEGVEQISAIVQTNSSTAEENAASSEELSAQAQTLKMMVSIFELKTRNTEFEEESASELKKDDLISSLMD from the coding sequence ATGTTTAAAAATGTTAAAATCGGCATGCGTATTTTATATTGCTTTATATTTATTACATTGTTAGTTGCTGGAACAATGATTATTACAAGTATAGGTACTGTTACAGTTGCTAATAATTTAGAGACTTTTTATGAACAATCGTATAATGAAAGTAATTTGGCATGGAGTATGAAAGAAAAATTATCCATTGCAGAATCAAATATGTATAAGTGCGCTTTGTATAATGAAAAAAGCATTGTAAAAGAAAATATTCAAATAATAAATGAGCAAATGGCAAATGTAAATAAAATAAGCTTGAAACTAAAAAGTACTGATGTTTATAAAAATAGTGAAAAACTAATTAAATTTGATGAGATAATAAAAGAAAGCGAACCATTAAGCAAACAAATATTAGAAGACTTACAATCTAATATGAAAACAAGAGCATTAAAAGTAATTAATGAACAATATATTCCATTAATTACAGAAGCAAATCAAATATTAGATGATATAGTTTGTAGTTCTAATACTAGTGCAATTGACTTCGTGGAAAATTCTCGTAGTTTTAAAAATAGACAAATTAGTATATTGGTGCTAATAGTAATAATTGATATATTATTTATAATATTAACATGTATAACTTTGACAAGAAGCATAGTTAATCCACTGTCAGAAATCAAAAATTCTATAGCTGATATGTCAAAAGGAAAACTTAATACAAAAATTAAGTATAATTCAAAGAATGAAGTTGGTCAGCTAGCAAAAAATGTTAATGCAACTTTAGAAGCATTGAGTGCATACATTTCAAATATATCAGATATACTGGGAAATGTATCAAAAGGAAATATAACAGATAGTGTAGAAATGGATTATATTGGAGATTTTAAGCCTATAAAAGATTCGTTGATAGAAATAATTGATTCCTTAAATACAACTTTAATTAAAATAAATGAGACAGCCCAGCTAGTAACGGATGAGTCAGAACAGGTTTCAAGTGGTTCAATGGCATTATCAGAAGGAACAATCCAACAAGCAAGTTCTATACAAGAATTATCAGCATCAATATCTGAAGTAGCAAATAAGGTTAATAAAAATGCTGAAAATGCAAAAGAAGCAAGTAAAATGTCAGAAAAAACAGTTATCGAAGTAAAAAATGGTTATGATTTAATGCAAAATATGATGGAAGCAATGGAAGATATCAGATTAGCTTCTGATCAAATCCAATCAATAATTAAGGTTATAGATAATATAGCATTTCAAACAAATATACTTGCATTAAATGCAGCAGTTGAAGCAGCAAGAGCTGGAGCGGCTGGAAAAGGCTTTGGAGTTGTAGCTGAAGAAGTAAGAAATTTGGCAGCAAAAAGTGCAGAATCGGCTAAAAATACTTCTTTACTTATACAAAATGCTATAGATGCTGTAGAAAAAGGATCTCAAATAGCTCAAAACACATCTGATTCACTCAAGCTAATAGTAGAAAGTACAAAAGAATCAACAAAACTTATAAATTGTATATCAGAGGCTTCTAATGAGCAATCTAATGTCATATCACAAATAAATGAAGGCGTAGAGCAAATATCAGCAATTGTACAAACTAATTCATCTACTGCAGAAGAAAATGCTGCATCAAGTGAAGAATTATCTGCGCAGGCACAAACATTAAAAATGATGGTATCGATTTTTGAATTAAAAACAAGAAATACTGAATTTGAAGAAGAAAGCGCATCTGAATTAAAAAAAGATGATTTGATATCATCTCTAATGGATTAA
- a CDS encoding class IV adenylate cyclase, whose protein sequence is MNEIEVKVLYINKNEIINKLEKLGARLVKNEEQINIRFDTGNSHLKNTYHGYLRIRITKNNLDGKITNTLTLKKNLSREKFRVNEEIETEISNVEETIKILQSLNLIKKKPANKHRISYIYDDILFEIDEWDKTIYPYPYLEIEVKDKDKLERAIDLLDLDRENVTAKPIDELLKEQ, encoded by the coding sequence ATGAATGAAATTGAAGTAAAAGTTTTATATATAAACAAAAATGAGATAATAAATAAACTTGAAAAATTAGGTGCAAGACTAGTAAAAAATGAAGAACAAATTAACATAAGGTTTGACACAGGAAATAGCCATTTAAAAAATACATATCATGGGTATTTAAGAATAAGAATTACAAAAAACAACCTAGATGGTAAAATAACAAATACATTAACACTTAAAAAAAATTTATCAAGAGAAAAATTTAGAGTTAATGAAGAAATAGAAACAGAGATATCTAATGTAGAAGAAACTATAAAAATACTTCAATCATTAAATTTAATCAAAAAGAAACCTGCCAACAAACATAGAATATCATATATTTATGATGATATATTATTTGAAATAGATGAATGGGACAAAACAATTTACCCTTATCCATACTTAGAAATAGAAGTGAAAGATAAAGATAAATTAGAAAGAGCAATTGATTTATTGGATTTAGACAGAGAAAATGTTACTGCAAAACCAATTGATGAGTTATTAAAAGAACAATAA